A section of the Rummeliibacillus pycnus genome encodes:
- a CDS encoding WG repeat-containing protein produces the protein MKLLGKFIVIFFLILSIISCDVTSANAFTLTESKIYSVDEYDCVVQPFGSKLVAVKVNGKWGFMDSKGNMAIKAIFEEAHNFTEGLAPVLNNGKWGYINTNGDFLVSAQYDEVAPSFHDGYVQVAKKGKWGIIDKNGKVVIPLKYQEVNSVGEGLTAVKIGKQYGFVNSKNKLVIPAKFEQAYMFQNGLAPVKNKGKWGYINKSGKLVIPYTYIDAESFVDHFARVVIQKGTTYYYGVINTKGKKILETKYYQVLALNEGIAPYVYTNEQNHISMGYISLKTRKTLFKLKNLIEEFSEGYAFGGIYSGRLIDAVYDKRGAVTLLKNKYYKVSPFNNGYSIATVNFEETSFRIIHKK, from the coding sequence TTGAAACTGCTTGGGAAATTTATAGTTATTTTTTTTCTAATATTATCAATTATAAGTTGTGATGTAACTTCAGCAAATGCATTCACATTAACGGAAAGTAAGATTTATTCTGTAGATGAATATGATTGTGTAGTACAACCATTTGGCTCAAAACTTGTAGCTGTGAAAGTAAATGGAAAATGGGGCTTTATGGATTCGAAAGGAAATATGGCAATTAAAGCAATTTTTGAAGAAGCACATAATTTTACTGAAGGATTAGCACCTGTTTTAAATAATGGAAAATGGGGCTATATAAATACAAATGGTGACTTTCTAGTTAGTGCGCAATACGATGAAGTAGCTCCATCATTTCACGATGGATATGTGCAAGTAGCAAAAAAAGGGAAATGGGGTATTATTGATAAAAATGGGAAAGTTGTCATCCCGTTAAAATATCAAGAAGTAAATTCGGTAGGTGAAGGTTTAACAGCTGTTAAAATTGGTAAACAATATGGCTTTGTCAATAGTAAGAATAAATTAGTTATTCCAGCAAAATTCGAGCAAGCGTACATGTTCCAAAATGGCTTAGCACCTGTAAAAAATAAAGGGAAATGGGGTTACATTAATAAGTCTGGTAAACTGGTTATTCCGTATACATATATCGACGCAGAAAGTTTTGTAGATCACTTTGCAAGAGTGGTTATTCAAAAAGGAACTACTTATTATTATGGTGTGATTAATACAAAAGGGAAAAAAATTCTTGAAACAAAATATTATCAGGTTTTAGCTTTAAATGAAGGGATAGCACCTTATGTATATACAAATGAACAGAATCATATTTCCATGGGGTATATTTCATTGAAAACAAGAAAAACCCTTTTTAAGCTAAAAAATTTAATTGAAGAGTTTTCTGAAGGCTATGCATTTGGCGGCATATACAGTGGTAGATTAATTGACGCAGTATACGACAAAAGAGGTGCAGTTACACTTTTAAAAAATAAATATTACAAAGTATCTCCATTCAATAACGGATATTCGATTGCTACTGTGAATTTTGAAGAAACGTCCTTTCGGATAATTCATAAAAAATAA
- the fabG gene encoding 3-oxoacyl-ACP reductase FabG — MRLGNKVALITGGASGIGLAAVKRFAQEGATVIIADYNLEAGNKIQAELLEKYNHISFYQMNVADRECVNNVISNVLNEYKKIDILVNNAGITNDAMLTKMTSEQFDQVINVNLKGVFNCTQAVIPSMIAQGYGKIINTSSVSGVYGNVGQTNYAATKAAIIGMTKTWAKELGRKGINVNAVAPGFTRTSMVEKMPEKVLEKMESIVTLQRLGVPEDIANAYLFLASDEASYITGHVLQVDGGIMM, encoded by the coding sequence ATGAGATTGGGAAATAAGGTAGCCCTCATTACAGGGGGAGCAAGTGGAATAGGCTTAGCAGCAGTAAAACGATTTGCACAAGAAGGGGCAACTGTTATTATTGCGGATTATAATCTCGAAGCTGGAAATAAAATTCAAGCTGAACTACTTGAAAAATACAATCATATTTCTTTTTACCAAATGAATGTAGCGGATAGAGAGTGTGTCAATAACGTCATTTCTAATGTTCTTAATGAATATAAGAAGATTGATATTTTAGTAAATAATGCAGGTATTACGAATGATGCCATGCTAACAAAAATGACATCGGAGCAATTCGATCAAGTAATCAATGTCAATTTAAAAGGAGTGTTCAATTGTACCCAAGCAGTTATACCTTCAATGATAGCTCAAGGCTATGGAAAAATTATAAATACTTCTTCAGTTAGCGGTGTCTATGGAAATGTAGGTCAGACCAATTATGCTGCCACAAAAGCTGCAATTATCGGGATGACCAAAACTTGGGCAAAAGAACTTGGTAGAAAAGGAATCAATGTCAATGCTGTAGCACCCGGTTTTACTAGAACATCAATGGTAGAGAAAATGCCTGAAAAAGTATTAGAAAAAATGGAATCCATTGTTACATTGCAACGTTTAGGTGTTCCAGAAGATATTGCAAATGCTTATCTATTTTTAGCCTCAGATGAAGCAAGTTATATTACAGGTCATGTATTACAAGTGGATGGTGGAATCATGATGTAA
- a CDS encoding ABC transporter ATP-binding protein, giving the protein MNSLLKLEQLQTHIGQYHILQGIDFEAKEGEVSVLLGRNGAGKTTTLKTIMGLTPASHGSVQFEDKNITKEKTYEIANLGIGYVPEDQGIFSELTVEENMKVAMRRETNEIYEKQAYVLELFPDLEKFWKKAGGHLSGGQKQMLAMARAFVNDSKLLLIDEPSKGLAPIVVEKVMEAIIEMKKKTTIILVEQNFIMASRIGDTYTLIDDGKTVHSGLMTDLIGDEELKRKYLGIG; this is encoded by the coding sequence ATGAACAGCTTATTGAAACTTGAGCAATTGCAAACACATATAGGTCAGTATCATATTTTGCAAGGAATTGATTTTGAAGCAAAAGAAGGTGAAGTATCCGTTTTACTTGGAAGAAATGGAGCGGGTAAAACGACTACTCTAAAAACAATAATGGGTTTAACACCTGCCTCGCATGGAAGTGTTCAATTTGAAGACAAAAACATCACAAAAGAAAAAACATACGAGATTGCAAATTTAGGAATTGGCTATGTTCCAGAAGATCAAGGGATTTTTAGTGAACTTACAGTAGAAGAGAATATGAAAGTTGCGATGAGAAGAGAAACCAATGAAATTTATGAAAAGCAAGCATACGTACTCGAATTGTTTCCAGATCTTGAAAAATTTTGGAAAAAAGCTGGGGGACACTTATCAGGCGGTCAAAAGCAAATGCTAGCTATGGCAAGGGCATTTGTAAATGATAGCAAGCTTTTGTTAATTGATGAACCTTCCAAGGGGTTAGCACCTATTGTAGTCGAAAAGGTAATGGAAGCAATCATCGAAATGAAAAAGAAGACAACGATTATTCTTGTAGAGCAGAATTTTATCATGGCTAGTCGTATTGGAGATACCTACACATTAATAGATGATGGCAAGACCGTTCATTCAGGGCTTATGACTGATTTAATAGGAGATGAGGAATTGAAACGGAAATACTTAGGAATTGGTTAG
- a CDS encoding helix-turn-helix domain-containing protein, translated as MVETLYQLTIDSKNDTEAIEKVLKAFKPKIKKTLQQTNFQNRADLEQELQLKLVNIIKMYDIEQIDGFWGFYERENNRIKQSFKEMR; from the coding sequence ATGGTTGAAACTTTATATCAGTTAACAATTGATTCAAAAAATGACACTGAAGCAATTGAAAAAGTATTAAAAGCTTTCAAACCCAAAATAAAAAAAACCCTACAGCAAACAAACTTTCAAAATAGAGCTGATTTAGAACAAGAACTCCAACTCAAATTAGTAAATATCATAAAGATGTATGATATAGAACAAATCGATGGATTTTGGGGATTTTACGAAAGAGAAAATAATCGTATTAAACAATCATTCAAAGAGATGAGGTGA
- a CDS encoding 3-oxoacyl-ACP synthase has product MNVGIVSTGIYLPNKRMTAQEISDLSKIPIDIVQKKLGIIEKSIAGTEDHTVQMAIWAAKRALQKANISPREIDVIIYIGEEHKEYPLWTASIKIQEEIGALGAWAFDVQLRCGTTVLAMKLAKSLMIADNNIHTVLLAGGYRNHDFIDYTNDRTRFMYNLGAGGGAIIMQKGAKENIVLECDLITDGSFSEDVVVPVGGTKQPLTSELLRSGAYRLDVIDPEGMKARLEQKSLSNFLKVIRQSLAKSGYDESKLSYLAMLHMKKSAHDYVLHSLGLTESQSIYLSHYGHIGQIDQILSLELALEAGKVKNGDIVTLVSAGIGYAWGAVTIHWGKQEEAII; this is encoded by the coding sequence TTGAATGTAGGAATCGTTAGTACCGGAATCTATTTACCTAACAAACGGATGACAGCTCAAGAGATTAGTGATCTATCAAAAATTCCAATTGATATAGTGCAGAAGAAACTAGGAATTATCGAAAAGTCGATCGCAGGGACAGAAGATCATACAGTGCAAATGGCAATCTGGGCTGCAAAAAGAGCATTGCAAAAAGCCAATATATCTCCACGAGAAATTGATGTCATTATATATATAGGTGAGGAGCATAAGGAATATCCACTATGGACAGCGTCGATAAAAATCCAAGAAGAAATTGGGGCATTGGGAGCCTGGGCTTTTGATGTACAGCTTAGATGCGGAACGACTGTTTTGGCGATGAAACTGGCAAAAAGTTTGATGATTGCAGATAACAATATTCATACCGTTTTGCTAGCTGGTGGTTATCGAAATCATGATTTCATAGATTATACAAATGACCGTACGCGTTTCATGTATAACTTAGGTGCTGGCGGTGGAGCAATAATTATGCAAAAGGGTGCAAAGGAAAATATTGTATTGGAATGTGATCTAATTACCGATGGATCATTTTCAGAAGATGTCGTTGTACCAGTAGGTGGTACAAAGCAACCATTAACGTCTGAGTTATTGCGTTCGGGTGCATATCGATTAGATGTAATAGATCCAGAAGGTATGAAAGCACGTCTTGAACAAAAATCATTAAGTAACTTTCTAAAAGTGATTCGTCAATCTTTAGCGAAAAGTGGCTATGACGAATCAAAATTATCCTACCTTGCAATGCTTCACATGAAAAAGTCAGCGCATGATTATGTCCTTCATTCGCTAGGATTAACTGAATCGCAATCCATCTACCTCTCACATTACGGTCATATTGGTCAGATTGACCAAATCTTATCACTTGAACTCGCTTTAGAAGCTGGCAAGGTGAAAAATGGTGATATTGTTACGCTTGTTAGCGCTGGAATTGGTTATGCATGGGGAGCAGTTACAATTCATTGGGGAAAACAAGAGGAGGCAATTATATGA
- a CDS encoding branched-chain amino acid ABC transporter permease, giving the protein MDLFFNLLINGLATGMLIFLLAAGLTLIFGLMDVLNFAHGGLFVWGAYAGIFVYAWSGSFTVGILGAILTGLVFGWITEKLIITPVYGNHVQQILITLGYMLVLSEFIKVTFGPNGIPVEVPPALAGSWELGDVIVIKYRIFIILIGFVIFGIFQYTLKRTKVGLIVRAGVMNKEMVQVLGINIKRVFLFVFMTGSALAALGGVLMAPYSGVIYSEMGMEYAILGFIVVVIGGMGSFSGSLMAAILVGLAGSFMAYYVPYLSLAVNMILMAIVLIFRPQGLFSNAKEG; this is encoded by the coding sequence ATGGATTTATTTTTTAATTTATTAATAAATGGTTTGGCCACCGGAATGCTCATCTTTTTACTAGCAGCAGGATTAACATTAATTTTTGGATTAATGGATGTTCTTAATTTTGCACATGGCGGATTGTTTGTTTGGGGTGCCTATGCAGGCATATTCGTATATGCATGGTCTGGAAGTTTTACTGTAGGAATTCTTGGTGCAATACTCACTGGCCTTGTATTCGGATGGATTACTGAGAAACTTATAATTACACCGGTTTATGGAAATCATGTTCAACAAATCTTAATTACGCTAGGTTATATGCTTGTGCTTTCTGAATTCATAAAAGTTACATTTGGTCCAAATGGTATTCCTGTTGAAGTACCTCCAGCTTTAGCGGGTAGTTGGGAATTAGGTGATGTTATTGTTATTAAATATCGAATATTTATAATTCTGATTGGGTTTGTTATTTTCGGAATATTCCAATATACATTAAAAAGAACAAAAGTTGGTTTAATCGTAAGAGCTGGTGTTATGAATAAAGAGATGGTCCAAGTGTTAGGCATTAATATCAAACGAGTTTTTTTATTCGTATTTATGACAGGATCAGCTCTAGCGGCTTTGGGGGGCGTATTAATGGCACCTTACTCAGGTGTTATTTATTCAGAAATGGGAATGGAATATGCTATTTTGGGTTTTATCGTTGTAGTAATAGGAGGAATGGGGAGTTTCTCTGGCTCATTAATGGCAGCGATTTTGGTAGGACTTGCCGGTAGTTTTATGGCGTATTATGTGCCGTATTTGTCACTCGCAGTCAATATGATTTTGATGGCGATTGTCCTAATCTTCCGTCCACAGGGCTTATTCTCGAATGCGAAGGAGGGTTAA
- a CDS encoding right-handed parallel beta-helix repeat-containing protein: MQKIKNFITCKRYGLFEDVFKKAMLLSVLLFLFSYPEASADSPSSKLFYVSENGDDSNLGTINAPWRTIQKAANSLKAGETVYVREGIYSEFVKINNSGTKEAGDITFKAYPGENPILDAGKMAGDSGNSTFFDVKNSNYIVINGFEMRNITTNDPNQYPVAILVREGSSNIKILNNNIHDISNYSINGNAHGIQFYGDSSNSIHDITIQNNEIHHLTLGSSEALTLSGNIEGFLINQNKIHHNNNIGIDVAGFYKACNDDCIDQARNGTISNNIVYHNTSEKNPAYKGSFAAGGIYADGATNILIKNNFVYKNDFGIELASENQGKTTSNITVEKNKIINNNGAGIIMGGSSVSNGGAYKNIINENEFTLNDRLSQGYGEITLQQHVTENQFLNNKFYINKTTNLIQTINKKEKSNTIKNNKVYFKIFTMPEFKPNINS, encoded by the coding sequence ATGCAAAAAATAAAAAATTTTATTACCTGTAAAAGATATGGATTATTTGAAGATGTTTTTAAAAAGGCCATGTTATTGAGTGTTTTATTATTCTTGTTTAGTTATCCTGAAGCAAGTGCTGATAGTCCTAGTTCTAAATTGTTCTATGTATCAGAAAATGGAGATGATTCAAACTTAGGAACAATTAATGCACCTTGGAGAACGATACAGAAAGCGGCTAATAGTCTAAAAGCTGGTGAAACGGTATATGTTCGTGAAGGAATCTATTCAGAGTTTGTAAAAATTAACAACTCCGGAACAAAAGAAGCAGGGGATATTACGTTTAAAGCATATCCAGGTGAAAATCCAATACTTGATGCTGGAAAAATGGCAGGAGATAGTGGAAATAGTACATTTTTTGATGTGAAAAATTCAAACTATATTGTAATCAATGGTTTTGAAATGAGGAATATTACGACAAATGATCCAAATCAGTATCCTGTAGCTATTCTTGTACGAGAAGGTAGTAGTAATATAAAGATACTAAATAATAATATTCATGATATATCAAATTATTCAATAAATGGAAATGCACATGGAATCCAATTTTATGGGGATTCTTCTAATTCAATTCATGATATTACAATTCAAAATAATGAAATTCATCATTTAACTTTAGGTAGCAGTGAAGCATTAACGCTAAGCGGTAATATTGAAGGATTCCTTATTAACCAAAATAAAATTCATCATAATAACAATATCGGGATTGACGTAGCGGGCTTTTATAAAGCTTGCAATGATGATTGTATCGATCAAGCGAGAAATGGAACCATCTCAAATAACATAGTTTATCATAATACTTCTGAAAAGAATCCGGCTTATAAGGGAAGTTTTGCTGCTGGAGGAATTTATGCAGACGGCGCTACTAACATTTTGATAAAAAATAACTTTGTATACAAAAATGATTTTGGAATTGAATTGGCCAGTGAAAATCAGGGAAAAACAACAAGTAATATAACAGTTGAAAAAAATAAGATTATTAACAATAATGGTGCTGGAATTATAATGGGAGGGTCATCTGTATCTAATGGAGGAGCTTATAAAAATATTATTAATGAAAATGAATTCACACTAAATGATCGATTATCTCAAGGGTATGGAGAAATAACCCTCCAACAACACGTCACTGAGAATCAGTTTTTGAACAATAAATTTTATATTAATAAAACAACAAATCTTATCCAGACAATAAACAAAAAAGAAAAAAGCAATACAATTAAAAATAACAAAGTTTATTTTAAGATATTTACTATGCCAGAGTTTAAACCAAACATTAATTCTTAA
- a CDS encoding sigma-70 family RNA polymerase sigma factor → MLEKDCSKFRDFIQNNAEFLNNPVIKDFLYNKENYQLLKQSICHPTFQNKEMLDQAFRGFYFNIRFTAYVSSTLYFHAINLDKKISRMNYCFPVTLDQPIKEDSEVTLKEFAVYHEDFELKSDNILDYITDANIFKAVQSLTANQRNILYLVYIKGWTDSEVGVYLKKSQQAVSKSRNKAIKKIRSDLKLSSEDCIL, encoded by the coding sequence GTGCTTGAAAAAGATTGTAGTAAATTTCGAGATTTCATTCAAAATAATGCAGAGTTTTTGAATAATCCTGTGATTAAAGACTTTTTATACAATAAGGAGAATTATCAATTGTTAAAACAATCCATTTGCCATCCAACTTTTCAGAATAAGGAAATGCTAGATCAAGCGTTTCGAGGGTTTTACTTTAATATTCGATTTACAGCGTATGTGTCTTCCACCCTTTATTTTCACGCAATTAATTTAGATAAAAAAATTAGTAGAATGAATTATTGTTTTCCAGTGACACTGGATCAACCAATAAAAGAAGACTCAGAAGTGACACTTAAAGAATTTGCTGTTTATCACGAAGATTTTGAATTAAAGTCAGATAACATTTTAGACTATATAACAGATGCAAATATATTTAAGGCAGTACAAAGCTTAACAGCAAATCAAAGAAATATCTTATATCTAGTTTATATAAAGGGATGGACAGATTCAGAAGTTGGGGTTTATTTGAAAAAGTCACAGCAAGCGGTTTCAAAGTCTCGAAACAAAGCTATAAAGAAAATTAGAAGTGACTTAAAGTTATCTTCAGAAGATTGTATTCTTTAA
- the phaZ gene encoding intracellular short-chain-length polyhydroxyalkanoate depolymerase: MNQQEVVNKVQLSNGETLAYRERVGGDELLILVHGNMTSSQHWDVLMNALDGKFTILAPDLRGFGQSSYNNRVSHIRDFSDDLKLWVDTLGLKDFTLMGWSTGGAVAMQFCADYPDLCNKLILLASASTRGYAFYDLNTDGTSKKRLLTLEEIEKDVTKTLAVQNLYDSKNREGLKLLWNTLIYTHNQPTEEQYEAYIDDMLTQKNLADVYHVLNTFNISNVDNEVSIGQNEVAKIQIPTLILYGERDYVVAESMTKEIIDDFEGRAKVVKLLDCGHSPLIDDLPQLVEAVEQFI, from the coding sequence ATGAATCAACAAGAGGTAGTAAATAAAGTTCAATTATCAAATGGTGAAACACTTGCATATCGTGAAAGAGTAGGTGGCGATGAACTTCTCATTCTCGTACATGGTAATATGACTTCATCACAACATTGGGATGTATTGATGAATGCATTAGATGGAAAATTTACTATTTTAGCACCCGATCTAAGAGGATTCGGGCAATCTTCTTATAATAATCGGGTATCGCATATTCGTGACTTTAGTGATGATTTAAAGTTATGGGTAGACACTTTAGGGTTAAAAGATTTTACGTTAATGGGCTGGTCGACTGGAGGTGCGGTTGCAATGCAATTTTGTGCAGATTATCCTGATTTATGTAACAAACTCATTTTATTAGCGTCAGCGTCTACAAGAGGTTACGCATTTTATGACTTGAATACAGATGGTACATCCAAAAAAAGACTTCTTACTTTAGAAGAAATAGAAAAAGATGTAACCAAAACATTGGCTGTGCAAAATTTATATGATTCAAAAAATCGAGAAGGTTTAAAATTATTATGGAATACACTAATTTACACACATAATCAACCAACAGAAGAGCAATATGAGGCTTATATTGATGATATGCTGACGCAAAAAAATCTTGCGGATGTCTATCATGTGTTGAATACATTTAATATTAGTAACGTAGACAACGAAGTTAGCATTGGTCAAAACGAAGTAGCAAAAATTCAAATACCCACACTAATATTATATGGTGAACGTGATTATGTTGTAGCAGAAAGCATGACGAAAGAGATTATTGATGATTTTGAGGGGCGAGCAAAAGTTGTAAAACTATTGGATTGTGGCCATTCACCATTAATTGATGATCTTCCACAATTAGTGGAAGCAGTTGAACAATTTATTTAA
- a CDS encoding branched-chain amino acid ABC transporter permease, translated as MKQGKFYSLKNIILLIIVIVLILFPYIVDSRTLTILMTQIFVFSILAISYDILLGYTGIVSFGHAMFFGMGAYSTAIMLSKYDHTMTIFLVSILVGMLFAGIVSFLVGLLTLRLKSHFFAMLTLAISGLFLVVAEKWRTVTKGNDGFTFRAPDAFRDRIFFYFFVLACLVVIFLLLRRFVSSPLGKVLIAVRENEQRTRSLGFKTLYYKVFASIVAGVIASLSGSLYAMSLRFVNTSVMSMDITLDALLMTIIGGVGTLVGPIIGSFVIEIAQHYLSGLAKDYPIFERWIIFFGLLYILAVIFFPRGIVGSIYSKYLIWKSKKVTSKQQSPTIPIANDKERFD; from the coding sequence ATGAAACAGGGAAAATTCTATTCTCTTAAAAATATAATTTTATTGATAATTGTAATTGTTCTTATCCTTTTTCCTTATATTGTGGATTCAAGAACATTAACCATCTTGATGACCCAAATATTTGTCTTTAGTATATTGGCTATAAGTTATGATATTTTACTTGGCTACACTGGAATTGTGTCATTTGGTCATGCAATGTTTTTTGGAATGGGAGCCTATTCAACAGCAATTATGCTTAGTAAATATGATCACACGATGACGATTTTTCTTGTTTCGATACTAGTCGGAATGCTATTTGCTGGAATAGTTAGTTTTTTGGTGGGGCTACTGACTTTACGCTTAAAAAGCCATTTCTTTGCAATGCTAACTTTAGCTATCTCAGGATTATTCTTGGTAGTGGCTGAAAAATGGCGTACTGTCACAAAAGGAAATGATGGTTTTACATTTAGAGCACCAGATGCATTTCGAGACCGTATTTTCTTTTACTTCTTTGTTTTAGCTTGTCTCGTTGTGATATTTCTCTTGCTTCGAAGATTCGTCTCATCGCCACTTGGAAAAGTACTCATCGCTGTTCGAGAAAACGAGCAACGAACTAGATCATTAGGTTTTAAAACCCTGTACTACAAAGTCTTTGCTTCGATAGTAGCAGGCGTAATCGCTAGTTTATCTGGTTCTCTTTATGCGATGTCCCTCCGCTTTGTCAATACAAGCGTAATGTCCATGGATATAACATTAGATGCGCTACTAATGACTATTATTGGAGGTGTTGGTACTTTAGTTGGTCCAATCATTGGAAGTTTTGTGATTGAAATCGCACAACATTATTTATCAGGACTTGCAAAAGACTATCCAATTTTTGAACGATGGATCATATTCTTTGGATTACTTTATATCCTTGCAGTTATCTTCTTTCCAAGAGGTATTGTAGGTTCTATTTATTCGAAATATTTGATTTGGAAGTCAAAAAAAGTAACGTCCAAGCAACAATCACCAACTATTCCAATAGCAAATGATAAGGAGCGATTCGATTGA
- a CDS encoding class I adenylate-forming enzyme family protein encodes MHIEQSWILKRASITPGKTSMIDMATARSWNYEQLADEVKKWATFLKNKGLQKGDRVAVISENRIDLFAILFACGIGGYVYVPLNWRLSKQEISYILQDCRPSLLLYEEQLITLLENNLNMKIYPITTDLEQTVDHHLPTVDWNANDVWLLIYTGGTTGKPKGVVLSYDAVNWNALNTIISWNLGSDDCTLNYMPLFHTGGINALSIPILMAGGTVVIGRKFNAHEAIQALNTYQTTISLFVPTMYQAMIETETFKNSSFPTIKVFLSGGAPCPITVHEAFLKKGLRFKQGYGLTEAGPNNFIIQPEEAVKKPGSVGKCMQFNQIKIVATSGRECNYGEVGELYIKGKHLFSGYWNNPDETTKSIVNGWLRTGDLAKMDSDGDFFIVGRVKEMIITGGENVYPQEVEQCIITHPKVKEVAVLGLPDPHWGELVTAYIVAEDGFKNVEEIQALCRDYLGGYKIPRRIYFVLELPKTHVGKIDKKKLQEFQDEETS; translated from the coding sequence ATGCATATTGAGCAATCCTGGATATTAAAAAGGGCTTCCATTACTCCCGGAAAAACATCGATGATCGATATGGCAACTGCAAGAAGCTGGAACTATGAGCAATTGGCAGATGAGGTAAAGAAATGGGCAACTTTTCTAAAAAATAAGGGATTACAAAAAGGAGACAGGGTTGCGGTTATTTCTGAAAATAGGATAGATCTTTTCGCTATTCTTTTTGCATGTGGGATAGGGGGATATGTTTATGTTCCTCTAAACTGGCGTTTAAGTAAGCAGGAAATTAGTTATATTTTGCAAGATTGTAGGCCCTCATTACTTTTATATGAAGAGCAATTGATCACACTTTTAGAGAACAATTTAAATATGAAAATATATCCAATTACAACAGATCTTGAACAGACAGTAGATCATCATCTTCCAACGGTTGACTGGAATGCAAATGATGTATGGCTGTTGATTTACACTGGCGGAACCACTGGTAAACCGAAAGGAGTGGTTTTATCTTACGATGCAGTAAACTGGAATGCGCTTAATACCATAATTAGTTGGAATCTGGGAAGTGACGATTGCACATTAAATTATATGCCCTTATTTCATACTGGGGGAATAAATGCCTTATCGATTCCGATTTTAATGGCTGGTGGGACAGTTGTGATTGGAAGAAAATTTAACGCTCATGAAGCGATTCAAGCACTGAATACTTATCAAACAACCATTTCCTTATTTGTTCCTACAATGTATCAAGCTATGATAGAAACAGAAACTTTCAAAAATTCTTCTTTCCCTACAATTAAAGTTTTTTTGTCTGGAGGAGCACCATGCCCAATCACGGTTCATGAGGCCTTCTTAAAGAAAGGGTTGAGATTTAAACAAGGCTATGGTTTAACGGAAGCGGGTCCAAATAATTTTATTATTCAACCAGAAGAAGCGGTCAAAAAACCAGGTTCTGTAGGGAAATGTATGCAATTTAATCAGATTAAGATTGTAGCTACAAGTGGACGAGAATGTAATTATGGTGAGGTAGGGGAACTCTATATTAAAGGAAAGCATTTGTTCAGTGGATATTGGAATAATCCAGATGAAACAACGAAATCGATTGTGAATGGATGGCTTCGTACAGGAGATTTAGCAAAAATGGACTCAGATGGAGATTTTTTTATCGTTGGGCGTGTAAAAGAAATGATTATCACGGGTGGAGAAAATGTCTATCCTCAAGAAGTAGAACAATGCATCATCACGCATCCTAAAGTGAAAGAAGTAGCAGTATTGGGGCTGCCAGATCCTCATTGGGGAGAACTCGTGACTGCATATATTGTAGCTGAGGATGGATTTAAAAATGTAGAAGAAATTCAAGCGTTATGTAGGGATTATCTTGGTGGATATAAAATTCCTCGACGTATATATTTCGTATTAGAGTTACCTAAAACCCATGTTGGGAAAATTGATAAAAAGAAACTTCAAGAATTTCAAGACGAAGAGACCTCGTAG
- a CDS encoding YvrJ family protein, translated as MTPTEFPLWVSLLGNFGFPIAITIYLFLRFEKKFEKLEDVIMESTKNKE; from the coding sequence ATGACGCCAACAGAATTTCCACTTTGGGTAAGTTTACTGGGTAATTTTGGATTCCCTATTGCGATAACTATTTATCTATTTCTTCGTTTTGAAAAGAAGTTTGAGAAATTGGAAGATGTGATTATGGAATCAACAAAAAATAAAGAGTGA